In the genome of Cucurbita pepo subsp. pepo cultivar mu-cu-16 unplaced genomic scaffold, ASM280686v2 Cp4.1_scaffold000462, whole genome shotgun sequence, one region contains:
- the LOC111785360 gene encoding proline-rich receptor-like protein kinase PERK2: MLQILDSGATDHIVSKGSVMTEPNADLAAEKMIGSSKQVGASQTLTLVPSTTILPLHDSSYSNIYSSPPAPSIPSPTLLSPPPSIPSPTSLSPPPSIPSLDSPTNSNFIPPDTSVPLRCSTRTKELPAWHNDYEISSATNHLTSSSSPSIDTRYPLHHYISLSFSLTQRATLALIIAQTEPKT, translated from the exons ATGCTGCAG ATtctcgatagtggagctacgGATCATATAGTATCCAAAGGTTCTGTTATGACTGAACCAAATGCT GACTTAGCTGCAGagaagatgattggctcgAGTAAACAAGTTGgag cttcacaaactttgACATTAGTTCCTTCGACTACCATTTTACCACTTCATGATTCATCATACTCAAACATCTATTCTAGTCCTCCTgcaccttctattccttcacctACTTTGTtgtctcctccaccttctattccttcacctACTTCATtgtctcctccaccttctattccttctctAGATTCACCtactaattctaattttatccCACCTGATACATCAGTTCCACTCCGATGTTCTACTCGTACCAAAGAGCTTCCAGCTTGGCATAATGATTATGAGATATCTTCTGCAaccaatcatttaacctctagctcaagtcCTAGCATTGACACCAGGTATCCTCTTCATCATTACATTTCACTCTCGTTTTCTCTTACTCAACGTGCTACTCTAGCTCTTATTATAGCCCAAacagaacctaaaacctaa